In Rosa rugosa chromosome 4, drRosRugo1.1, whole genome shotgun sequence, the genomic stretch GCTGCAGCATTCGCATATATAGGGTGAAGCACATGACCTTCTTTGGGCTCTACATGCACCCACTTACGTCCACTGAGCTTGTGCTTTTCAAACTTTACGGTGCCTTCTTTCAGAGCGAAAAGAGTGTGATCTTTCCCTAACCCAACATAATTTCCAGGATGGAATCGGGTGCCCCTCTGGCGAACAATGATGTTTCCAGGTATCACTCTCTGCAGCGTAAACAGAAAAACCTCAAACTGATTGTAAATATCCACTTTCCTTTTGTAATATTCCCCATACAAAACATCAACCTCTTACCTCTCCACCGAATTTCTTCACTCCAAGATTCTTAGGTAAAGAGTCTCGCCCATTCTTTGAGGATCCAGCTTGTTTTTTAGTAGCCCAGCGCCTgaacatcaaactcaatcctTCCCCCGTGACGTCTGCAATTAGTGCACCAAGTAAAACAGTAGAGGTTAGATGCAGCAATATAATGAGTTCACGAAACATTTAAAATAGTCAACACATCAAGTTATATAAAATTCGTACCAGAGGCACTGCTGTAAACAGGAGTACTGGTAACGAGATGCTTTATATTCAATCTTTGGCATAGTGATGTTCCAAAATTCATTATGCTGTTTTCTGGAAGATGGAGTTATCCTGAAAGAAAAATCACCACATTAAGTGGTCTAAATGTCAGAGTTAAGTACTCCTGAGCACTAGAATAAGAAAAGCAGTGTTGCAGGAATCAAACATATGAACATGAACCAACTAAATTGGCAACTAATACGTAAATTTTATTCTTTTCCTGAATATACTCCTCCCTCGCTACCTTTGAACTAGCAGCCTACCCGCTCAATTGGGATAAACCCCTTGATTCATTTCGCAGTCACAAACAACTCAGGCGCTGGCTTTTCCTAGTGGAAACCCTACGTGCACTTGCTCAAAGTAAAAagcaattaaaagaaaatgaagactCTCAAAAGACTTCAACCTTCCAAAGATTTCAACACCTTACatctttgcattttttttttttttcaagaaaaaGGGAAAATAGCAGAGGCCCCCCAACATGGAGCATTTGGGATTGCAAAATAGATCAACCAGTTAACATCTTTGGGACTGAAGCTTGTTTTTGTTTGGTCAATTCAAGCTGTGACATATACAAACTCAGAAAACACAGGACATAAACGAATTCAACAACCTACAACAAACCAAGCACTACAAAAGAAAGGCCCTCCCTTTTTCTAATTAGGCATTATAAGTTGGCAACAACCTTAAAGCTCAGCTCTATCACAGTTGGATTTCGattatattgaaaattgaaTGAAAAAACTATCATACCCAACCCAGAAATCACGTACCCAATCATAATTACCTACGAAATTTGAATTAAGAAACTAAGAAGTAAGTCAGAGATGGCAGATGAAACGTTACCCGAagcaaagaggaaaagaagaggAGATAAGCTTCCTGTCAATAGTCCTTTTCCTTGCGCGAGAATCTCCAGTGACAAGCTTCAGTGTTTGAACAAACAAAGAGTAGAACGCGAGGATACGAACGCAGAACGCCTCTGATCCAATTAggtctttattattattttctttttcttttcttttttttttaagggtaaaAAGTCTCATTTACCCCGCCCGAGTATCCgatttaattacaaaataacGTATCCAAGTCAAGTAAGATACGTCGTGTATCCGACCGTATCCAACGCATATCGCACCTGTATTTCAGATCGGTATGGAATTCGCTCTCAAAATTGCGTATCTATGCTTCATAGGAGTGTATTCACACTATTCCTTCCTCCAacaaaccaacatatttcaatGAACACGATTATTTTTCCCTGAATCTAAATTCCTTGCACCGTCTATAAATCTATTTGTCAGATTTAGCTTTTCAAAACAGTGGAATCCCCCATTTTACACTAGGGATATAAATTCTTTCACGATGCCATATGCTCAAGGGCGAAAGTGCAAAACCAAGCACTGCATGTTACCATATATCCATATGTATTTTTAATCTTCACAACTCATAGCAGGAGGTCAGAGTCAAAACTAAGTTTTTCTCCTGACAGAAAATTTGTCAAAtacccagtaccatttggtctagtagCATAAGTCTTCCCTTTGTAAGTGGGAGGTCATGAGTTTGACTCACAATAGGCTAGTTGCTATGTCTGAGTTGttgatttgataaaaaaaaaaaaaaaaaaaatttgtcaaatTTTGCAATGCATTTAGACTGGGTAAagcattttttatttaattaatataaATCAGGAAAGATTGTGTAATCCATAGCAAACACCTCCACGAGTATACGCATTCTGGACAGAACTATATAACTTATGAAAAGAGGATTTGCATACTACAAGACTACGAGAGTGAGTACCTTATATCTGTTTCTAGAAATTTAAAGAACTACTACTTATTGTTCATAACAACAACTACAATCAAATTTCAtatcaagcaaaaaaaaaaaatcccaaattcTTAAGAAGCCTAGATATGATAGCAAAAACCCTAAGCAAAATCTAGagttaatttcattttacctccctAACATTAACATGTTAAATCAGTTGTGGCCCTgcatttttaatttcatcacatgTACCTCTGTGCtctccaatttaatcaatcatgtccaataattcatttttttgtcAAATATTTTGTACATTGAAAATGTAGCTCTAATGTACTCCCTTGTATGATGACGGTTCACTAATGTGGCATGCAAAAATTATATCGTATGTGACTACAATTTCAAAATACATCACACAATAGTTGGCAAAAAAGCCAAGGTTTAGACaagattgattgaaattggtaaGTACATGGGCATgtgtgatgaaattaaaagtgcaggggCACAAATGATTTAGAGTGTAAAGATTAGGGAGGTAAAATAAAATTTTtcccaatatatatatactagtgcATGTCTAGTGGAAATGGTACAAGACAATAAGTTAATGTGAAATGGTGGAAGAATAATTCTATGAGCTGAAACAGCAATACCAGCCCATAAACCAGAAGCAATCAAAATTGCAAAACGATATGTTGTTGAACAAAAAAGAAGACTTTATTTGAAATGAGAAGGGATACCTGGTTGCCGGAAGGTTATACTATCCGATGTAACAGTGAGCCATGAGCgatagagagagatatgagtagTCGGGTCACTCAGGTGTAGAGGTTTAAGCAAATGTGTTGGATTGGTTGGGTATATACTTGGTTTGTGAGCATGGATATGGATATGGGTTTACATCATTACTGAGAAAATTGCAAGGGTAAATCGTATTGCTACTTGGACAATTTGGTATTTAGTCAAGAAAAAAGCTAGAGATTCCAAAAATTTGTACCAAATTAAGATCCAAATGACATGGCACATGCCATATCATCACCCTATAATTTTCACATGGTATATGTTCTTtgcaaaattatatttttcttaagagaaaataataatGTTTTGAAGCTGGTTTCTGCTTACAAAACaatttaaataagaaatatctCACAATCAAGAATGTTCACTCTAAATGGTAATGTCCTCCTTTACAATTATGTACGTTGTCATTCAAAAGATGTGAACTAAAAAATGGTAATGTCTCCTTTACAATTATGTACGTAAGTACGTTGTCTTTCAAAAGATGTGAAGAAAAAAAAGCTCCGATGAGTCCTTGAATTTAGATCAAGTGAGGTTTTTGGGCTATCATTTTATATTAGATGGAATCCAAATTGAGGAGTTGCATAAAAAattgatgatgatgacttgTGAGTTGTAATTTTAGGAGTCGTGGGTGTTATCAATGTTGGGATTGTTAGAATTTGATTGTTTGTTTGCGAAGTTTATTTCCTCTCTTTATATTTCAAAATATTATATTAGTCCCTCagttaaattaatttttatttacacATTAGAAATTAGCAAGTCAAAAGAGATTACGTGGCAACAGCCATGTTATTTGGGATTCatatttggtaaaaaaaaaaaaaaaaattggatctctaagagcatctttagcaatgctagccatttttgagtcaaattttagctaaaaagtcattttagttagccactttagaattacgtctgcatcaatgctctctattttagctagttttgaatttatattattttttaaatgaatattaaatagtttaaatgtatttataaattacataaaataacttaaaaataatgttttgaattatagagagcctcatctcgctctctatatttaagagcgagataactaaaagttataatagagagccacttaggagtctggtgcagctactaaaatagataaaaaactaaatatgctctccaaaatagctaaggagccaaaatagagagtcactACTCTTTAGTCAATAAAAGAGGACCCATTTTGATACTTGAAGTTATCTCTATTAGTTCTATCCATATTTCCTTATATATATAGAGTAATAGAAATATAGCCTGCGAGTGTCTAGAGTTAATGCATTTTATAATGGGAGTCAGTGATGGTAGGAATCTGGTTGGTGCAGGTGGTGGTAGGAGCGGTGGCGCCTAGGCGGCTTGATCTGGGTCGTGATCGATGGTGGATGTTGGGCAGCTTGGGCCTCTATCTTGCTGGGCTTGTTTTGGGCTTAGCCtatttagtgtttttttttaatctaccATTGTTTAGGTTTTTTAAACTAGCATTGTTCTCTAGGGTTGTCTCCTAGGATTTCAAGAAATAAATCGGGGTTGGTGCTTGGTTCCGTTCTAGTGCTTTCTATAGTAGTGTCAAATTACTGGCTTTGGTCTTAATCTTAGGATGATGTTGCAATTTAGGTTGCTCTAAATATATTGTTTCATTTGATACTCCTTAAGAATGACTCAATCTTGTCGTAGCTCTTCTTTTGGGTACAAAAGTGTCATCTATCTTTGATATTAATAAATTGACATTCAATTTCAAAGTAAATAATTTTCGCCCGCGTGTGAGGCCCGTACTTTcctgtttaattttttttttttttttgggtacgaGTACAACAGTCTCTTATTTTGAAAGGAACAATCCTCTTTTCAATGTTAGAAGGAGCGCGAAACGTGAACTGAATCTGAGAGGCTGAGAGTAGAGCAGAGccgagcagagagagagagagagatgtcaaAGTTCGTATACCCTCGGCTGTCCCGGAGCGACATAGTGTCAATCGTGATGGACGCTCAGATCATGGATATTTCGGAGCACCATCTTCTCAACCCCAACCCTGATTTCGTCGCCGACCTCTACACCCGCATCCTCATCGCTCTCGACTTCTTCAATCAGTCAGTTTTTCTCTATTCTTCCCCACTTATTTCCACTTACTTGAGGAATTGGACTTAATTATTTCTCGATTTGCAGGGATTTTGGGCAAGTTGATTTCGATGCCTTGCAGCAGTTTGAGAATCCAGATTTTCATGAGACCTCCCTCCACAGCATCAACCTCTGCAACAGAATCAAGCAAGTCCTCGCCTTAGTCGATTGCCCTTACAATTTCACCCTCAAAGATCTCCTCAGACCCGACCCCAATCGCACTGAGTACTTTCTCAGTGCTATTATCAATTACCATCTTTACAggtaaaatattattttcactactttttcttcttctgtttttctgTGGGCATATGCAATTCTCAATTAACATTTTTATTATCATTATCAGAGAGACGAAAGTGAATCTACTCACCGAACTTATGAATCCTTTAACGGAGATTGAGGAGCAGCACCAATTGTTGCAGGGCCAGATTTCACAGGTATATCATATAGAGAAAAAGGGTATCTTGTAATAAACTCAAGGGATCACTATTTAGTTGTGTGCATCGATTCACCAATTCTTTGTTTTGTAGTTGAATGCTGAGATTGCGGGTTTCAATGAAGCAAGAGAAAAGGAGTTGCCTCTTCTTCAGGAGGTAGATGCCAGAGTTAAAGAATTGCGCCAAACCATTGAAGGCCTCAACAACGACCAAGTTAAAGTCAGAACTTCTCTTAAGAAGTTGAAGGAGAAGAGTGGAGAAATGGACAAAGAGGTCAGATTATTCAGTGCTAGGACTCATTTTGTCTGCTTTACCTAAATAAAATTGAAGTAGACATACAAGTTCTCAGCAGTTCTAGGAATATTGCGGTCACTTTTATTAAGGGAAACTGAAACTGTTTTTAGTCTCCAAAGGGATCAGAACTTGGCAATTCTATTTTGGTCTATTAATTTTTGTGTGTGTTTTCTGAGCTGGAAATTAATAGCGAGAAGTGCTCAACGGCTGGGATAAACAGTCAAGTTGGAAGAGTTGAGCACTTGACCAAAATTCTGGAATGTGGACTAGGAAGATGGTCATTGAAATATTTGGGTCTGCCTTTGGGAGGGAACCCCAAGGCGGTGAGCTTTATGAGATTTTGTAGTTGAAAAAGTGGAGAGGAGGTTAGACGGGTGGAAGAAGGCCTTCTTGTCAAGAGGCGCAAAGATACTTTTCTGTTGAGCAGTGTAccaatactctctctctctctctctctcaactccTGTCTAGTGTCGCAAACAGGACTGAGAAATTGATGAAATACTTCTTATGGCAGTTTGTGACATAAGTAAAAGAAAGAGGCAGTTTGGGCCTTTGGGGATGGAGAACTCGGTGAAAGAGACTCTACTTGAGAAATGACTATGGGGGTTCAAGGAGGAAATAAACTCATCATGGTATGCAGTCATTAGAAGCAAATATGTATTGCAAAAAAATCCCTGGGATTTCAATACCGTGCTCAAGGCTGAAGCCGTGATCCATGGAACATGGCATTAATTTCTTTACTGCTTGTTTCAATTTTATGGTGGGGAATGGAGAAAGGGTTAGGTTTTGGTTAGAGAGATAGGTTAGGGACAGAGCTCTCTTTCTTGCCTTTCCTTGTTTATATATCATCTCAA encodes the following:
- the LOC133745406 gene encoding uncharacterized protein LOC133745406; the encoded protein is MNFGTSLCQRLNIKHLVTSTPVYSSASDVTGEGLSLMFRRWATKKQAGSSKNGRDSLPKNLGVKKFGGERVIPGNIIVRQRGTRFHPGNYVGLGKDHTLFALKEGTVKFEKHKLSGRKWVHVEPKEGHVLHPIYANAAAAEMVKTV